The genomic stretch CGATTATGTCCGCTTTGTGACGGCCGATAAAAAATTTGTGACCCATAATACCATCAAGAACCTGGAAGAGAAGATAGACCGGGCCATTTTTATGAAGGTCCACCGCTCCTATATCATCAATATCAATAAAATAGACGATATCCGGGAGAACGATCTCTATATCCGGGGGAACGAGATCCCTATCAGCAAGGCGCATAAAGGGGATATCCTGAAAAGGCTGAACATCATTTAGCGGGTCGCTTATCGACAGATTGGCGCTGTTCACCGCAGGTTTACCCATCTCCAACTAATAAATTTCCTTTCCCGCCAGGCATTGTACACTTTTACAAAGGAATTGGAGCGGAACACCCGCCGTAGCAGTAGAAAAAAGCACACAGACCTCCCAAAATATTGATTCGTGACGGTTATTACACCTTGAGCTCAATCTGGACACCCTAAAAAAGATGAAGCCCGTACAGTATGAAAACAAAAGAGTAACCCAACAACCAGCCAGGCCTACTCTGACCAACTTTTAAGGATTTCATTTTTTTAAAGCCGGACTTCCTACAGTCCGGCTTGGTTTTGCCTAAAATTGATCAAATTATTGAAAAGAACCATTTTTGGCATCTTTTTAGTTCCTGCCTTATTTGACAAAGATCAATTCACAGAAAAACCAGGTGCAAACATCGAACCCTATTAGCTGTTCATCGAAAAGGATCAGAACACATAAAAGATTTTTGCATCTTTGTGCTATCAGTCGATCATCGAATATCCATTGAAAGTCATTATTCCGGAACCACCACCCCCGGAAACAAATCCAAGAAAGGCATCACGGCGCCCATTCCTTAAAAGCCGCAATACAATTCCAATATTGCTGAAAAATTGATGTAGCAAAATCTCCTCGGAGGAAAACCGTTACAGTATCTTTTGATTAACCAGTGTCCGGTATGCCAGTAAAACCTGTTAAATCCAAACCTATCGATTTCTTTTTTGTATTACGTTTGACTACCCAAAGTAAAGAATTGTACAAGCAGCCCCGTGAGGCTGCTTTTTTTATCCCAGTCCTATTTCATCGTGCCTGTCCGGGATCTCCACATCCACAAAGCCTTTTTTCTGCAGCCGCATCTTGAACTGGACCTGTACATCATATTCCCCATGCACCAGGAATAGTTTCTTCACTTCCCGCGGGTCCTGTTCCGACAGGAACTGGCTCAGGTCCTCATAATCGCCATGGGCGCTCATACTGCGGATAGCGCCGATCTCGGCATGTACTTCATGGCGCACCCCGAAGATGGTCACCTCCTTATCTCCCGCCATCAGCCTGCCGCCCAGCGAGCGGGGCTCACAATAACCGGTCATCAGGATGGTATTCCGGCTGTTCTCAATATTATTGCTGATATGGTGTTTTACCCGGCCTGCCTCGGCCATGCCGCTGGCGGAGATAATGACACAGGGTTCATTCCGGAAATTGAGCATCTTAGACTGGTCCACGTTCTTGATGTATTTAAGTCCGTTGAACGCAAAGGGGTCATTGTCCGTTTGCAGCAGCTTCTGGATATTCCTGTTGAAATATTGCGGATACCTTTTCACCAGTTCAGTGGCCTCTATGCTGAGGGGGCTGTCCACAAAATAATCCAGGGCCGGTAAACGCCGTTCATTCTCCAGCTGGTTAAGCGCAAACAGCAACTCCTGTGTCCTGCCTACACTAAATGCCGGCATAATGAGCTTGCCTTTTTTCTGGAGGCAGGTCTTCTGGATCCATTCCAGCAGCATATCCGGTGTGGTCATATGCACATCGTGCAGGCTGTTGCCGTAGGTGGACTCCAGGAGAATATAGTCGGCCTGCGGGAAAGACGCCGGGGACCGCAGGATCACATCGCGGTAGCGGCCCACATCCCCGCTGAAGGTGAGGCGCGTAAGTTTACCGTTCTCCTTGATGCGCAGGTGTACAGCGGCACTGCCAATGATATGGCCGGCATCAGTGTACATCAGCTCTACCTGGTCGTCTATTGAATGCCAGAACCCGTATTCCAGTGGTTCAAAAAAAGCCAGGGAGGCTTTGGCGTCTTCTTCTGTATACAGGGGCTGCAGGTAGGGCAGTCCTTCGGCAGCCCTTCTTTTATTAGAGAACTTCACATCATCTTCCTGGATACCGCCGGAATCTTCCAGCAGGATGCCGGCCAGTTCTTTGGTGGCCGGCGTGCAGTAGATCTTGCCATTGAATCCATCCTTGACCAGTTTGGGTATCAGGCCACTGTGATCTATATGCGCATGCGAAAGGATCAGCACATCCACTTTGGTGGGATCAAAGCCCCAATCCCGGTTAAGCCGGTCAGTATCCCGGCCCATGCCCTGGTACATACCACAGTCCAGGAGGTATTGCCGGCCATTTTTGAGGGTGAGGAGGTGTTTACTTCCGGTAACGGTACGGGCTGCGCCGTGAAAGGCAATTTTCATATGGAATGATTTGAAAGGATGATGAAGCTATAACTATGCAAATGCTATCTTATACTATACACTATGTTATGCCGGGATTGCTGATGGAACAGCTGTCCTGGCCTTGAACGACCAGGTCAGCCAGCATTCCGCTACTTTCTCCCCTGCTTCATTGGTACCGGTGGCGCTGGCTGTAAAGGTCTGCGCCTCGCCGCTGGCAATGGCTTTTTCGATAGCGGCTTTCAGCCCATCCCCGTCTGTACAGGTAAAGCTGGTCAGGCCGGTAGCTTTCTTGTAATAGCTGGCTTCCATTTTCACCACCAGCATGGAAACCGCTGGTTTTCGGCCAAAGAGGTGGGCCATGGCCAGTGCGCCGGTACTCATTTCGCCAGCCATAGCCAGGCAGGCAAAATAGGTGGACCGGAAAGGATTGCGGGAGAACCAGCGATAGGGTACGGTCACCACGCAGCGCTGCGGATCCACAGAACGGATGCGTACACCGGCAAAAAAAGCGCTGGGCAGCCTGCTGAACAGGAACCAGCGGGCCTTTACGGGATGTTGCATCAGTTGCAGGAAATTGGTGGCGGACATACCAGTTGGTTTATGGATAGCTGATCCTGGCAACAGCTTACCGCCACTGCCAGGATCAACCTGCAGGATCAGAATTTTTTATATTGTTCGGGATCAAGCGCAGCGGGCGCCCAGTTCTGAAAAAAGGTCATGACCCTTCTTTTATCATAGCCCTTGCCTTCTTCCAGCAGACCGGAATCCTGGGTATGCAGTCTTTTGCCATTGGCATCCAGCACTACAAAAACAGGGAACCCGAAACGTTGCGGGTAATCAAACCGTTTCAGCAGGTCCTTGTTATAATTCTCCTTGCTGTAGTTCAGGTGGTAAACAATATAATTGGCCTTGATGAGGCTGTCAATCTGCTTATCCTCTGTAGAAAATACATTGAACCGGGCGCACCAGACGCACCAGTTGCCGCCTATCTGTACAAACACATGTTTTTTGGCGGCCTTGGCTTCTTTGATGGCCTTTTCCAGTTCCACTTCCGCATTGGCGGTGGGGTTATACAATTTAAAACTGGCCATATCCTGTGCGGAGGCCGCCAGTGTGCAGCCGGCCAGCAGGATGCTGAAAAGGAATTGCTTCATTGATCGCTTGATTTTTATAATAATGAACTAACTGATCTTTTTCTTTTGGTTCGAACCAAATTATATCCTGATTAACAGCTGGCGGGCTGAAACAGTTTACTTGCTGATCTCCACAATGGCGGCGGCCAGCTGATCATTTTGCCCGCCTGTAAATTCAATGGTCCCTTTGCTGGTGGTCCGGAACTGCAGGTTAGTGGCCAGTTTACCGGCAAAGGCTGCATTCAGGCGGCTGGCATAATCAGTCTGCGGGTTGCGGCTGATCTGCTTATTGACCGCATACCAGTCAATGGGCTCCCGGCTTACCACCAGCCCTATAACATCCCGGTTGCCGATGCTGTCCGGCGTCATGCTCTTGTCCTTGGGGAAGAGCCTGTACCCGGTGATGCCGCAGAAAGGGGAATATTTTGTCCGGGTGGGATCACTGGCATCGGGGTAAGGGAACAGCGGGTAACTGGTACCGTCCGTTTCTTTACCAAAGACGTATACATAACATTCGGTGCTGTTCTTCACTTCCATTTTAAAACGCGTGCCGGCGGGAACGGTGGCGCTTGTCTCAAAGATATTCCTGTTACCGCCCCTGAGGGGAATATAGCCACGGGGCACCATTTTATTGCCTTCCTGCTGCACCTGTACCAGGCCCAGCTCCACTGCAAAGGGTTTGGGAGCGCTGCCCATAGGTTCCAGGCCATAGGCTTCGCGTACAAAATACTTGAAATCAGCGTAGCGAACCCAGGCAAAACCATTGTTACCCCATTGGGGTCCCCAGCTGTTCATGATCAGGAAGGCGCCGCCATATTGTTTATCGTTATAGCCTACCACGCACATGGCATGGCCGCCGAACTGGAGCATGCGGTCGTCCCCGGAAGCGGGTTCCCAGAGGTCTTTCCCCATCATATCCTGCATAAAGCTTTGTCCTACCATCATACCGATCACTACGGGAGCGCCCTGGGAAAGGTTCTCTCTGATAGCGCGCAGGTCAATGGCATCGTTGCGGTCGCCCAGGGAGAGCCGGTTGAAGCCCCGCATCCGGTTGGCCTGGGCTTCACGGATCAGGGACTGGTCCGGCTGTCGGGCGCAGTCCTGGTCGGTGTAGGGGAACTGATCATAAGGTACCGCACCCTGTTTGGTCATATACTCCATGGCACGGATGATATAGGAACCCTGGCAGCCATCCAGGCCGATCTGGTTATAGAGAAAGGCGGGACTGAATTTGACCTGCTCACCGGCATTGCCGGTACGGGCAGCTTCCACAATACTGCGTGCCGCATAGGCGCTGCTCCAGGCCACGCAACTACCCTGTTCACCCTGGTTGCCGGGGATGGGCGCAAAGCGTTGCAGGCTGGCCGCTTCAGGCAGGGGATTTTTAGTATCGTCATCAGCCAGGGGCTCATAGATACTGGCCCGCTCAAATTGCCTGGGGTCCAGGAAGCCACCGGTAGCCAGGCCCGACAGCTGGCTGAGGCTGCTGATATTACAGCCGCCCCGGCCCAGGAAAAAATAGCCTGCCACCGCCAGTACCAGCAGTACCAGGATACCCTTGCCCCTGAAGAGTCCGAATAACAAAGGCAGCAGGTTGAAAAGACCACCGCCTCCCCCGCCGCCGGGGAAATTGGAGCGGCCACCGCCACCCCGGTTGCTTTCCTGCGGATCCTGTGGATCGTCCGTCATTCTGATTGGCATATCCCGCTGAATTTGGTTGTAAACTAAATATAGGGAGAATTTGGGTAATACCCTTTTCCGGGTTGCTCCTATTCCGGGCAGGCGCCAGGAACGGCTATGGTAAGGATGGGGCAACCCTGCTGGCCATTTCTTTATCGGTATTCCCTTTGCACTCATCGGTGTATCCTATGCGCTAAGCGGAGTATCCTTTGGCTTAAAAGGAATATCCTTTGCGGTAACAGGCTGGTGTAAGGAAGACAAAAAAAGAGCCGCACCAAACCCTAGTGCAGCTCTTATTGAAAACCCAGCAGTAAAGAAGTTGTTACCCGCAACTGAAAACATCTACGGGGAAAGCATATTCGCGGATTGCGCTCCCTGGATATTTTTTATTGACGGATACCATTTTCGTGCCGGCTTATAAATAAGAGCAGCAACCGAAAAACAAAAATCTGATTCGGGGAAAAAATGATCCTATCCGAGTAACGCCTAATAGACGCTTACAGGGCATGCCTGCCAGCAAAAAAAAATCCTTCCACATTATTACGGGAAGGATCAGCGTTATATTATAAAGCAAGGGCTGTTCCAGCAAAAGACCTGCCCCGGGACGCTGTTCTGATGGGTAGCGTGGCAGGTACTGTTAACGCAAAGAGAGTATAAAAACAGTATTTCCAGCATCTTCAGTTTAACTGGCTGCAATAATCTTGATCCTGCTCAATTTTACAACACTTCGATCTGGTTACGCAGCAGGTCTTTAAACTCATCTCGTTTGCGGATCAGGTGCGCCTGCCCGTTAATGACCATTACTTCGGCAGGTTTGAAGCGGGAATTGAAATTGGAGGACATTTCAAAACCATAGGCGCCGGCATTGTGG from Candidatus Pseudobacter hemicellulosilyticus encodes the following:
- a CDS encoding thioredoxin family protein, whose amino-acid sequence is MKQFLFSILLAGCTLAASAQDMASFKLYNPTANAEVELEKAIKEAKAAKKHVFVQIGGNWCVWCARFNVFSTEDKQIDSLIKANYIVYHLNYSKENYNKDLLKRFDYPQRFGFPVFVVLDANGKRLHTQDSGLLEEGKGYDKRRVMTFFQNWAPAALDPEQYKKF
- a CDS encoding DUF4442 domain-containing protein, with the translated sequence MSATNFLQLMQHPVKARWFLFSRLPSAFFAGVRIRSVDPQRCVVTVPYRWFSRNPFRSTYFACLAMAGEMSTGALAMAHLFGRKPAVSMLVVKMEASYYKKATGLTSFTCTDGDGLKAAIEKAIASGEAQTFTASATGTNEAGEKVAECWLTWSFKARTAVPSAIPA
- a CDS encoding MBL fold metallo-hydrolase, with product MKIAFHGAARTVTGSKHLLTLKNGRQYLLDCGMYQGMGRDTDRLNRDWGFDPTKVDVLILSHAHIDHSGLIPKLVKDGFNGKIYCTPATKELAGILLEDSGGIQEDDVKFSNKRRAAEGLPYLQPLYTEEDAKASLAFFEPLEYGFWHSIDDQVELMYTDAGHIIGSAAVHLRIKENGKLTRLTFSGDVGRYRDVILRSPASFPQADYILLESTYGNSLHDVHMTTPDMLLEWIQKTCLQKKGKLIMPAFSVGRTQELLFALNQLENERRLPALDYFVDSPLSIEATELVKRYPQYFNRNIQKLLQTDNDPFAFNGLKYIKNVDQSKMLNFRNEPCVIISASGMAEAGRVKHHISNNIENSRNTILMTGYCEPRSLGGRLMAGDKEVTIFGVRHEVHAEIGAIRSMSAHGDYEDLSQFLSEQDPREVKKLFLVHGEYDVQVQFKMRLQKKGFVDVEIPDRHDEIGLG
- a CDS encoding C1 family peptidase → MPIRMTDDPQDPQESNRGGGGRSNFPGGGGGGGLFNLLPLLFGLFRGKGILVLLVLAVAGYFFLGRGGCNISSLSQLSGLATGGFLDPRQFERASIYEPLADDDTKNPLPEAASLQRFAPIPGNQGEQGSCVAWSSAYAARSIVEAARTGNAGEQVKFSPAFLYNQIGLDGCQGSYIIRAMEYMTKQGAVPYDQFPYTDQDCARQPDQSLIREAQANRMRGFNRLSLGDRNDAIDLRAIRENLSQGAPVVIGMMVGQSFMQDMMGKDLWEPASGDDRMLQFGGHAMCVVGYNDKQYGGAFLIMNSWGPQWGNNGFAWVRYADFKYFVREAYGLEPMGSAPKPFAVELGLVQVQQEGNKMVPRGYIPLRGGNRNIFETSATVPAGTRFKMEVKNSTECYVYVFGKETDGTSYPLFPYPDASDPTRTKYSPFCGITGYRLFPKDKSMTPDSIGNRDVIGLVVSREPIDWYAVNKQISRNPQTDYASRLNAAFAGKLATNLQFRTTSKGTIEFTGGQNDQLAAAIVEISK